A single Watersipora subatra chromosome 7, tzWatSuba1.1, whole genome shotgun sequence DNA region contains:
- the LOC137399659 gene encoding tectonic-1-like produces the protein MELAFLPFLLSLVSTLSTQTLSGGVNSTSNVTSTLPPSNTTTASSTASSASSPGVVNTLPVVSPLSSANLEANPIPLYTDLAVCTCDLTPSICDINCCCDDECSAMNRLVFSACDDEADAVAVFSNLCSYETKVFNDFSVTTTTVRNPFAFCIWRELNASRHYYNPIELLKTNESFHSFESAYTGYRYSYQYELPSPRTTLANYKSGDTIITLTQLSVGIFYVPTKLGVTNSCIDRNPAKFLHDYSSSCLRNLIKPLRIECEVDISLHAHTLAAQLSDMEVKKRPDAGASAADRLPINITGDTQPPFYNTDQQRCTGVVTEVAFTVQHEAGVLVSVSAHITISDLSGDLTAVEQKYSITYLAAGSTPSTFQRSGNPGYIIGKPLLAGRRVNDYIDLNGDRTQYLTMITASADGDCNSDRLRRTPVLFGQNFRSGCTWKLSDTDVSSCRDLQSDILEALLGPSGSLASDNAIYIASFGNSSVLKAGDWVPVFVVNRMSDKVCVGISAHLEIYYSNVGSLSNPQAMVVGAELFLEYRDLNYVCLGPFCRYQNIQQTQNLEMVTSVAFVDVSQSAKAAIAAKPVTSSKLPPNFFHPYYVSDSTSFHIPFYQLTIIVISVCASYL, from the exons ATGGAGCTGGcctttttaccatttttacttAGCCTGGTTTCTACCCTCTCTACACAAACTCTCTCAGGGG GTGTGAATTCAACTAGCAACGTGACATCTACCTTGCCTCCGAGCAATACAACTACTGCATCATCTACTGCCTCTAGCGCGTCATCACCAGGTGTTGTCAACACTCTTCCAGTTGTGTCTCCGCTCTCTAGTGCCAACCTCGAAGCCAACCCGATTCCTCTGTATACCGACCTGGCCGTTTGCACATGTGACCTCACACCATCCATTTGTGACATCAATTGCTGTTGTGATGATGAATGCTCGGCAATGAACCGCCTAGTTTTTTCTGCTTGTGACGATGAAGCGGATGCTGTTGCTGTTTTCTCCAACCTCTGCAGCTATGAAACTAAAGTGTTTAATGATTTTTCCGTTACTACGACGACCGTTCGGAATCCATTTGCTTTTTGCATTTGGAGAGAACTAAATGCTTCAAGACATTATTATAACCCAATAGAGCTTCTTAAAACGAATGAATCATTTCACAGTTTCGAAAGCGCCTACACAGGCTATCGATACAGCTATCAGTACGAGTTACCCAGCCCTCGTACCACTCTTGCCAACTACAAGAGTGGAGACACTATCATTACATTGACGCAGTTAAGCGTCGGTATCTTTTATGTCCCAACCAAACTTGGAGTTACGAACTCTTGCATTGACCGAAATCCAGCAAAGTTTTTGCACGATTATTCGAGCTCCTGTTTGCGGAATCTCATAAAGCCACTGAGGATTGAGTGTGAGGTTGATATTAGTCTCCACGCGCACACACTGGCTGCCCAACTGAGTGACATG GAAGTCAAGAAGAGACCCGACGCTGGGGCATCAGCAGCTGACCGCTTACCGATAAACATCACTGGGGACACACAGCCTCCGTTCTACAATACAGATCAGCAGCGGTGCACTGGAGTTGTGACAGAG GTAGCCTTCACAGTACAACATGAAGCGGGAGTTTTGGTCAGCGTGAGCGCGCACATAACAATCAGCGACTTGAGCGGAGATCTCACTGCTGTCGAACAAAAGTACTCGATTACTTATCTCGCAGCCGGTTCAACGCCGTCGACTTTTCAAAGGAGTGGGAACCCAGGTTATATCATTGGAAAGCCATTGCTGGCAGGAAGACGAGTGAATGACTATATAGATTTGAATGGGGATCGAACTCAATACCTCACAATGATCACAGCGAGTGCAGATGGTGACTGCAACTCGGACCGTTTGCGCAGAACGCCTGTTCTTTTTGGACAGAATTTTCGAAGTGGATGCACATGGAAGCTTTCAGATACAGATGTATCTTCTTGCAGGGACCTCCAGTCTGACATCCTTGAAGCCCTCTTGGGACCAAGCGGGTCCCTTGCTAGTGATAATGCCATCTACATCGCGTCATTTGGTAACTCCAGTGTTCTAAAAGCTGGCGACTGGGTTCCAGTTTTTGTAGTCAATCGCATGTCCGACAAAGTGTGTGTCGGCATTTCGGCTCACTTGGAAATCTACTACTCTAATGTTGGCTCCCTCAGCAATCCACAGGCTATGGTAGTTGGAGCCGAGCTTTTCTTAGAATACAGGGACTTGAACTACGTCTGTCTCGGTCCATTCTGTCGGTATCAGAATATACAACAGACGCAGAATTTAGAGATGGTAACCTCGGTAGCGTTTGTGGATGTCAGTCAGTCAGCCAAAGCAGCCATCGCGGCTAAGCCAGTCACATCGTCTAAGCTGCCACCAaattttttccatccttacTATGTTAGCGATTCCACATCTTTTCATATTCCATTTTACCAACTGACTATTATCGTTATCAGCGTATGTGCTAGCTATCTTTAG
- the LOC137399300 gene encoding meiosis-specific nuclear structural protein 1-like — MAMLRRTAAQTQQAMQMRNRELEEDRLASVKKLEREALVSRVLEDDDRLEEKRLAKRMMMEQREKEMEDSILRAQRDKQIREQQAEQEERLAAELSRVKHEETRDEKMRQHIRETSLELRELEAKLKAGYTNMERHAQMAEREAIKYDQMARDAEIAKMMKAEAERAKEADIIKEKEQYHERVRYQQELERQLEEQELNKQKAYEEFLKEKLMIDEIVRKIYEEDVREQQLAMEKQQMTKKYIEEFKVAQEEWKRKEREAMEEENRKILAFANVQKEREDAQKQEKQAREDALARVQEALGEEIYKAEKERTEMERVREELHLEEQEEAARQKEKAEFERRIRERLEQQAVYAQQMQLKAQRVAAEREEEEQFRQMMLAKFAEDDRIEQMNAQKRRMKQLEHKRAVEQLLADRRAQFAAEREREIEERREAERLEAFRRELIEEERQKLLREHAQKLLGYLPKGVIRDSKDLDMLGSQFKDMYKKRAVDPFDEQGWDGKH, encoded by the exons ATG GCGATGTTACGGAGGACAGCAGCACAGACACAGCAAGCGATGCAGATGAGGAATAGGGAGTTAGAAGAAGACCGGCTAGCCTCTGTCAAAAAGTTGGAGCGAGAAGCACTGGTATCAAGAGTTCTTGAAGACGATGATAGGCTGGAGGAGAAGCGGCTAGCCAAACGAATGATGATGGAGCAACGTGAGAAGGAGATGGAAGACTCTATACTCAGG GCGCAGCGAGACAAGCAGATCCGGGAGCAGCAAGCTGAACAGGAAGAGAGACTGGCAGCTGAACTCTCACGAGTGAAACACGAGGAGACGCGTGACGAGAAGATGAGGCAGCACATTAGAGAGACAAGTCTGGAGCTGAGGGAACTAGAGGCTAAACTCAAGGCCGGTTACACAAATATGGAGAGACACGCGCAGATGGCGGAGAGGGAAGCTATCAAATATGATCAAATG GCACGAGACGCTGAAATAGCTAAGATGATGAAAGCTGAGGCTGAGAGAGCCAAAGAGGCAGACATTATCAAAGAGAAGGAACAGTATCATGAGAGG GTGAGGTACCAGCAGGAACTTGAGAGACAACTCGAGGAACAAGAGCTCAACAAGCAGAAGGCGTACGAGGAGTTCCTCAAGGAGAAGCTCATGATTGATGAGATTGTGAGAAAGATTTATGAGGAGGATGTGAG AGAGCAGCAGTTGGCTATGGAGAAACAGCAGATGACTAAGAAGTACATCGAGGAGTTCAAGGTTGCTCAAGAAGAGTGGAAGAGGAAGGAAAGAGAGGCCATGGAGGAAGAAAACCGCAAAATTCTTGCATTTGCTAATGTACAGAAGGAGAGAGAGGATGCTCAGAAACAGGAGAAGCAAGCGAG AGAGGATGCGCTGGCGCGTGTTCAGGAGGCGCTAGGAGAGGAGATATACAAGGCCGAGAAGGAGAGAACAGAGATGGAGAGGGTGAGGGAAGAGCTGCATCTAGAGGAACAGGAAGAGGCAGCCCGACAGAAGGAGAAGGCAGAATTTG AGAGGAGAATAAGGGAGAGACTGGAACAGCAGGCAGTTTATGCCCAGCAGATGCAACTCAAAGCACAGAGAGTTGCAGCTGAGCGAGAGGAAGAGGAGCAGTTCAGACAGATG ATGCTTGCCAAGTTTGCCGAGGATGACAGGATTGAGCAGATGAATGCTCAGAAGCGTCGTATGAAACAACTCGAGCACAAGAGAGCTGTCGAGCAGCTGCTGGCCGATCGCAGAGCTCAATTTGCTgctgagagggagagagagatcgAGGAAAGAAGAGAGGCAGAGAGGCTAGAGGCATTCAGACGCGAGCTTATCGAGGAAGAAAGACAGAAACTGCTGCGCGAGCACGCTCAGAAACTTCTCGGTTATCTACCCAAG GGAGTTATCCGAGACAGCAAAGATCTCGACATGTTAGGATCCCAATTCAAAGATATGTACAAAAAGAGAGCTGTAGATCCATTTGATGAACAGGGTTGGGACGGCAAGCACTGA